A window of the Cystobacter fuscus genome harbors these coding sequences:
- a CDS encoding DUF2381 family protein: protein MRALPLFRYGLLLVLLGVPALARDVDEKLTIRTLKYQDHPSQEPSSIFVAGQVVTALRFEKEVDPAKTKFLAWEGRFEPPLVGGKKVVLEPLRDLGNGESLPLLVTLVDGTEFTFLVRPKSRQDWGWIDYQVNVFKDPDSYNAVLSGLYDSLKREHTLNEENERLKQEENSIDHAYATLLANGQVKKTPFRRRLVYRPKNQDMDMVVEVFEGPGKAAALVTLKNTYYGEPWKFDGAYLTRDLTHYTLRPFALRMDRSSIVEGETGRIAVVADKSAFQTDDGQLTDLALQIFRGDGLLQVYVRMDRTLIRK from the coding sequence ATGCGCGCGCTCCCACTTTTCAGGTATGGCCTGTTGCTCGTCTTGCTGGGTGTCCCGGCGTTGGCCCGGGACGTGGACGAGAAGCTCACGATTCGCACGCTGAAGTACCAAGATCACCCGAGCCAGGAGCCATCTTCCATCTTCGTTGCCGGTCAGGTGGTGACGGCGCTCCGCTTCGAGAAAGAAGTTGATCCAGCGAAAACGAAGTTCCTCGCGTGGGAGGGGCGCTTTGAGCCCCCGCTCGTAGGCGGTAAGAAAGTGGTTCTAGAACCGCTGAGAGACCTCGGTAACGGCGAGTCGCTGCCCCTGCTCGTAACGCTCGTGGACGGAACGGAGTTCACGTTCCTTGTGAGGCCCAAGAGCCGCCAAGACTGGGGATGGATCGACTATCAGGTCAACGTGTTCAAGGACCCCGACAGTTACAACGCGGTTCTCTCTGGCCTTTATGACTCCCTCAAGAGGGAGCACACACTGAACGAGGAGAACGAGCGGCTCAAGCAGGAAGAAAATTCCATCGACCACGCCTACGCGACGCTGCTCGCAAACGGGCAGGTAAAGAAAACGCCGTTTCGCCGCAGATTGGTTTACCGGCCAAAAAATCAAGACATGGACATGGTCGTCGAAGTCTTCGAGGGTCCTGGCAAAGCGGCAGCGCTCGTCACCTTGAAGAACACCTACTACGGCGAGCCCTGGAAGTTCGATGGTGCCTACCTGACCCGTGACCTTACCCACTACACGCTTCGGCCTTTCGCGCTTCGCATGGACCGAAGCAGCATCGTCGAGGGGGAAACAGGGAGGATCGCGGTGGTAGCGGACAAGAGCGCCTTTCAGACCGACGACGGGCAGCTCACCGATCTCGCCCTCCAAATCTTCCGTGGTGATGGCCTGCTTCAAGTTTACGTGAGGATGGACCGCACGCTGATTCGGAAGTAG
- a CDS encoding LLM class flavin-dependent oxidoreductase: protein MRVDVFSEMQYPKALWGDGGHEQRLIQETLEQARLADELGYGVWWQVEHHGAAEFSYSSAPEVMLTAIAMSTRNLHVGHASVLAPARFNHPIRVAERAAFLDHLSRGRCQLGLARSTVPEWRNFNIPPDSTRGQLQQAFEMIPKMWTREAFSWDSPDFQIKNINVVPKPYRQPHPPLWQACSSPASFEQAGRNGVGALGVTLWASLEEAAEMIHLYREALRTRCEPVGEFVNDQVAFFTFVHCADSEQEAMENGAARAAAWYTSGSFTFFEAKEHFVKTAAELEALAKDPAGGGLTGQYLRKKDPNAPQSRAQRLLGRVMSNEAVPDQELWEVLSEQESLIVGTKDQVRRRMKRYEALGIDALMSFHQVGALRHEQVMKSLRLTGELIPEFSAPRVP from the coding sequence ATGAGGGTGGATGTCTTCTCGGAGATGCAGTACCCGAAGGCGCTGTGGGGAGACGGGGGACACGAGCAACGGCTGATCCAGGAAACCCTGGAGCAGGCGAGGCTGGCCGACGAGCTGGGCTACGGGGTGTGGTGGCAGGTGGAGCACCATGGGGCGGCGGAGTTCAGCTACAGCTCGGCGCCCGAGGTGATGCTGACGGCCATCGCCATGAGCACGAGGAACCTGCACGTGGGCCACGCGTCGGTGCTGGCACCCGCGCGGTTCAACCACCCGATCCGCGTCGCCGAGCGAGCGGCTTTTCTCGATCACCTGAGCAGGGGGCGTTGCCAACTGGGCCTGGCGCGGAGCACCGTCCCCGAGTGGCGCAACTTCAACATCCCTCCGGACTCGACGCGGGGGCAGTTGCAGCAGGCCTTCGAGATGATTCCGAAGATGTGGACCCGGGAGGCGTTCTCCTGGGACAGCCCTGACTTCCAGATCAAGAACATCAACGTCGTGCCCAAGCCGTACCGCCAGCCTCATCCGCCGCTGTGGCAGGCCTGCTCCAGCCCGGCCTCGTTCGAGCAGGCGGGGCGCAACGGCGTGGGAGCGCTGGGGGTGACGCTGTGGGCCTCGTTGGAAGAGGCCGCGGAGATGATCCACCTCTACCGGGAAGCGCTGCGCACCCGGTGCGAGCCGGTGGGCGAGTTCGTGAACGACCAGGTGGCCTTCTTCACCTTCGTGCACTGCGCGGACAGCGAGCAGGAGGCCATGGAGAACGGCGCGGCGAGGGCAGCGGCCTGGTACACGAGCGGCTCCTTCACCTTTTTCGAGGCGAAGGAGCACTTCGTCAAGACGGCCGCCGAGCTCGAGGCGCTGGCGAAGGATCCCGCCGGCGGAGGGCTGACGGGCCAGTACCTGCGAAAGAAGGATCCGAACGCCCCTCAGTCCCGAGCCCAGCGGTTGCTCGGCCGGGTGATGTCGAACGAGGCCGTGCCGGACCAGGAGCTCTGGGAGGTGCTCAGCGAGCAGGAGTCGCTGATCGTCGGCACGAAGGATCAGGTCCGCCGGAGGATGAAGCGCTACGAGGCGCTCGGCATCGACGCCCTGATGTCCTTCCACCAGGTTGGTGCCCTCCGGCATGAGCAGGTCATGAAGAGCCTGCGTCTCACGGGCGAGCTGATTCCGGAGTTCAGCGCGCCGCGGGTGCCCTGA
- a CDS encoding LysR family transcriptional regulator: protein MKPIEPIALSPFLAIATHRSFRRAAVELGVSPSALSHSLRGLEEQLGVRLINRTTRSVALTEAGERLFERIRPAFRDIRDALEELNDFRGQPTGTLRINAARTSAQLALMPVISRFARAYPDVRVEIRVDDGLSDIVAEGFDAGVRLGENLAADMLAVPLGPRQRSAVVASPEYFTRHAVPRTPWELRELPCIRYRFLSGAFYRWEFERDGEEVTVEVDGPLTFGDQGFMIDAALDGLGLAYVFEELVSTLLEQGRLVRVLEDWCPDYPGFFLYYPSRRQLPVALRAFIDFMRTGRSV from the coding sequence ATGAAGCCGATCGAGCCCATCGCCCTGTCGCCGTTCCTGGCCATCGCCACCCACCGCAGCTTCCGCCGGGCGGCGGTGGAGCTGGGGGTGTCGCCCTCGGCGCTGAGCCACTCGCTGCGCGGTCTCGAGGAGCAGCTCGGTGTGCGGCTCATCAATCGCACCACCCGGAGCGTCGCCCTGACGGAGGCGGGCGAGCGGCTCTTCGAGCGCATCCGCCCCGCCTTTCGCGACATCCGCGATGCGCTCGAGGAGCTGAATGACTTCCGGGGCCAGCCCACGGGCACGCTGCGCATCAACGCGGCCCGGACATCGGCCCAGCTGGCGCTGATGCCCGTGATCTCCCGGTTCGCGCGGGCCTATCCGGACGTGCGGGTGGAGATCCGGGTGGACGACGGCCTGAGCGACATCGTGGCGGAGGGCTTCGACGCCGGGGTGCGCCTCGGCGAGAACCTCGCTGCGGACATGCTCGCCGTTCCCCTGGGCCCCCGTCAGCGCTCCGCCGTCGTGGCCTCGCCGGAGTATTTCACGCGGCATGCCGTGCCCCGGACACCCTGGGAGCTGCGGGAGTTGCCATGCATCCGCTACCGTTTTCTCAGCGGCGCCTTCTATCGCTGGGAGTTCGAGCGTGACGGCGAGGAGGTGACGGTCGAGGTCGATGGACCCCTGACGTTCGGTGACCAGGGCTTCATGATCGATGCGGCGCTGGACGGCCTTGGCCTGGCCTATGTCTTCGAGGAGCTGGTGAGCACCTTGCTCGAGCAGGGCCGTCTGGTGCGGGTCCTCGAGGACTGGTGCCCCGACTATCCTGGCTTTTTTCTCTACTACCCCAGCCGCCGCCAGCTCCCGGTGGCGCTTCGGGCCTTCATTGATTTCATGAGGACCGGGCGGTCCGTCTAA
- a CDS encoding oxidoreductase has product MRIWFITGASRGFGALITAEALAAGDAVVATAREPATITAKFGEHPRLLAVRLDVTQEEQARAAADAAIQRFGRIDVLLNNAGYGLLGAVEEATAREVERVFSTNVFGLLNVTRAVLPHMRRQRSGHVINISSLGGYAAYPGWGVYGATKFAVEGLTEALAAELAPLGIKATVVEPGFFRTDFLDGHSLAVAAPIADYAASSGVTRESATRLNHAQPGDPAKLARAMLALANATHPPLRLPLGSDTLARIEGKHRSVAAEISTWSELARSTDGDGAGVERHLS; this is encoded by the coding sequence ATGCGTATCTGGTTCATTACTGGAGCTTCTCGTGGTTTCGGAGCGCTGATCACCGCCGAGGCCCTGGCCGCGGGCGACGCCGTCGTGGCCACGGCGCGGGAGCCGGCGACCATCACCGCGAAGTTCGGGGAGCACCCGCGTCTGCTCGCCGTCCGCCTCGATGTCACCCAGGAGGAGCAGGCCCGGGCCGCGGCCGACGCGGCGATCCAACGCTTCGGCCGCATCGACGTCCTGCTCAACAACGCCGGCTACGGCCTGCTCGGCGCGGTCGAGGAGGCCACGGCCCGGGAGGTCGAGCGCGTGTTCTCCACCAACGTGTTCGGGCTGCTGAACGTCACCCGCGCGGTGCTGCCGCACATGCGGCGTCAGCGCTCGGGGCATGTGATCAACATCTCCTCGCTCGGCGGCTACGCGGCCTATCCGGGCTGGGGCGTCTACGGCGCCACCAAGTTCGCGGTGGAGGGGCTCACGGAGGCACTGGCCGCCGAGCTCGCGCCGCTGGGCATCAAGGCGACCGTCGTGGAGCCCGGCTTCTTCCGCACCGACTTCCTCGACGGACATTCCCTCGCGGTGGCCGCGCCGATCGCCGACTACGCCGCCTCGTCCGGCGTCACGCGCGAGTCCGCCACGCGGCTCAACCACGCGCAGCCGGGGGACCCCGCGAAGCTGGCCAGGGCCATGCTCGCCCTCGCGAACGCCACCCACCCGCCCCTGCGGCTGCCGCTCGGCAGCGACACGCTCGCGCGCATCGAAGGCAAGCACCGGAGCGTCGCCGCGGAGATCTCCACCTGGAGCGAACTCGCGCGCTCCACCGACGGGGACGGCGCGGGGGTGGAGCGGCATCTGTCCTGA
- a CDS encoding serine/threonine protein kinase, with product MHTARVLLLTATILLAFSTGCTGNGVTLRPDGSPGLQECPAESKKAMRYMGLRVGDSVLVDLDANQTESRRVTLYDGPIESVTREDFGPFTATSRLYGQVWTSGPQVVIRYYEAQSPTGEKVPLCAVARLGYDQMRKLPESKTGTAILEGSVAAAFIVDAFR from the coding sequence ATGCACACCGCTAGAGTTCTCTTGCTCACCGCTACCATCCTGCTCGCCTTCTCAACCGGCTGCACTGGAAACGGCGTAACACTGCGCCCCGATGGCAGCCCGGGGCTACAGGAGTGCCCGGCGGAGTCAAAGAAGGCGATGCGCTACATGGGACTGCGTGTTGGGGACAGCGTGTTGGTGGATCTCGACGCGAACCAAACAGAGAGCCGACGAGTCACGCTCTACGATGGGCCCATTGAGAGTGTCACAAGGGAGGATTTCGGCCCGTTCACGGCGACGAGCCGCTTGTATGGGCAGGTTTGGACGAGCGGTCCGCAGGTTGTAATCCGTTACTACGAAGCGCAGTCGCCGACCGGCGAAAAAGTTCCCCTTTGTGCGGTGGCACGACTCGGTTATGACCAAATGCGGAAGTTGCCCGAGTCCAAAACTGGAACCGCCATCCTCGAAGGCTCTGTCGCAGCCGCGTTTATCGTTGATGCGTTCCGGTGA